The genomic segment TGGGTCATAGGACGAGGTGGCTTTGTGCCGTCTAGGACTGTCGTAATGGAATGGGTCTCTAGTGGTCCGATGAAGATGGGAACCACCCGGTTGTCGTCTGATTCTTTTGGTTTGAGAAAGACTGCAAATCCAACATTGGTGAGGCTAATGTCTGAGATTTTTACTTCGAAAAATTCCATGGTGGTCCTCACGAACAAAATAATTTGGGCCCAGAAGGTCTCGAACCTTCGACCCGCAGATTATGAGTCTGCTGCTCTAACCAACTGAGCTATAGGCCCTACCCTTTCCAATCTCCAGAAGAAAAAGAGAGAGACAAGCAGAAAACCATGCTTTGTTCCACATCAAGGAAGAAAGCTTCCAGTTTCAAAGTAGGATTGGAGATCAGCCCTATCCTTTCTGATAAAGATCCAAAACCAATAGAATTTGCTTCCAATGGGTCCTAGGCAAAGCTCAGCACGCAATAGATTCTGGTTTCGCACTTGTTCACCACTGTAACAAAGAAAGGAACTCTCTTTGAAAGTACGCTCCACTCGTTTCACCTGTTTTCCTTGCCAAAACACTTCTTTCTCCCATTCTCCCAAAGAATCAGGAATTTGGGACAGGGGGAGTTCACGGATGCTCATAAAAAAAGGCTCCCGTCTTGCGGGGAAGATCTGAAGAATTTTCTCTCGAGAGAGATTTTGTTCTTTAACCACGACATCCTCAGGAAATACAAGAGAGAGGCCTTGCCAAACAAAGACTTGGTCTTTTAGCACCAGATCAGAACTCCAGACTGAGGTCGAAAAGAACAAATGCAAAGCCCAGAAGATAGACTTCCTCATGACCTTATCCAACATGACAGCAATTCCATTAAGAGCAAATAAAGGCAAACTAGGCATTTACGTCCACTTTCCTTTTTGTTACCAAAAATGTGATTATTGTGATTTTTATTCGGAAGGAATAGGAAAAGAAAATTCTCCTCTCGAAAAACAACTGTTTAACGCCTATAAGCTTGAATTTTTAGAAAGAAAAAAATTAGGAAAAGAGTGCACATCATTTGAAGTAGACAGTATTTTTTTCGGAGGTGGAACTCCTAGCAAAGCGGAACCATCTCTTTGGAGGGACCTTTTACAGTTCTTACAAAATGAACTCAATATTTCTAAAGGCGTGGAGATTACATTAGAAGCAAATCCAGAAGACCTGAGCTTAGAGGCCATGGGAGAATGGCAGGCTGCTGGGATCAATCGATTGAACATTGGAGTCCAAACGAGAGCAAAAGCTGGGCTTACCTATTTAGGTCGGTATGTAGATGAAAAAAAGTATCAAGCATTGGATTCTCTCTGTAAGAATTCACCTATCCCAAGATTGGGAGTTGATCTCATGTATGGCATACCAGGCCAATCCTTCCAAGATTTTTTAGAGGATTTGGATTCCTTCCTTTCCTTGCCACTGGCACATTTTAGTATGTATTCGCTGACTGTCGAGAAAGGAACAGCTTACTCTCGTCAGGTGAATGAAAAAAGGAAAGAATCTCCAAATGAAGAATTGCAATACCAAGTTCTAGAATACCTTCCAGAGAGAATGAAAACAGAAGGATTTGAGTGGTATGAAGTATCCAATTATGCAAGGAATGGCGCCTTTTCGCGACACAATTTGCGGTATTGGATGTATGAGCCGTATTTAGGCCTCGGCCCCGGTGCCCACGGTTTTATAGATCAAAATCGTTATGGTAACCCCAGAAATACAGGAAAGTATCTCAAGGACCCAATGTCTGCGAAGTCTGAACCGGCAAGTCCCGCGATAGAATTAGCTCTGACACTTTTTCGTATATTCCTTCCCATGGACCTATTGAGTTTCACCAGTATGCATCTCAATGAGAGAGAGCAAGAATCCTATCTTCGGACCATCTTGGACTGGCAGTCTAAGGGCCTATGTCTTTGGAATGGGAGGATTTTCCATTGGAAGGAGTCCGCCATATTCAAGTTAGATGATTTAATTCTCCAGCTTTGCACTACCTTAGAGAATTGACTTACATTTGCTTTTTTCTTAGGAAAAAGATTTGCTCGCCTGACCCATCCGAAAAATACTGTCTGTATCCAGGGCCTGTAGCTCAGTTGGTTAGAGCACACGCTTGATAAGCGTGGGGTCATAAGTTCAAGTCTTATCAGGCCCATTCAGGGATACCGTTTATAACGGGGCGTTAGCTCAGCTGGGAGAGCATCTGATTTGCATTCAGAAGGTCATCGGTTCGATCCCGATACGCTCCAATTCAATCCACCTCTCCAAATGATCTGTAAACGTTTGCTTCCACATCCCATAGATGGCAATGCAATATTTGGTGCAGGTAAAAACGCAAACTCACCCTCCCTTCTTTCAAATCCTTAGAATACTCCGACTGTTTCAAAGCATCCCAAGCCGCAGGTAAGTGATAAGAAGGGATGGCTGTGGAAAGATGGTGCGGTGTATGGATATCAATATGAAAGTGCAAAAAGGAAAGCCACTTGGGATGGACCACATTGTATGTAGAAACGATCTGGCCTAGATAGGGATTCCAGGCTTCTGGTTCATAGATATCGATATCAGTAGTGGTATGGTGCAGATAGGTATAATAACTCATCCAAAATTGGAATCCTAGAGCCGGGATCAGGACGATATGCACTAGGATGCGAATGTCGCCGGTTAAGAAAAACAAAAAGGCCGAGTACAAAAATAGCCCGATGCCCAAGAACACATATGAGAAGTAAACAGATGTTCGATGCTCCTTCGTGAATTTTGAGGGGAAGGCATGGAAAACTATATTATGCAAGAATGATCCTAATGGTGGAAAGTAGCGAGTCGCTTTGTAAAGAAAAGCTCGGACAGGAGATGATTTTTTCAGCAAACGATATTCCTCTACCGTAAAGGGCAGCCAAGCATTGTCGAAATAGACATTTGTTCCGTTGGGTTTTCGTTCATTTGTGTGGGCATGGTGGGAATTATGGCTAAATTTCCAGGCGTAGAAGGGATAAAGAGAAAATAGAAAGCAAAATTGCCCAATCCAGTGGTTGAGTGTTTGTTGCCGGAGAAAAGAGCCATGGGCACAATCATGTCCAATGACGAAGAGGGAAGTGATCGTAAAACTCAAACAAACCCATACCAGAGGATACAGATAGGGAATGCCAAAAGAAAAGCTAACGAGACCAAAGAGTACGGCGGCAGCATGCAAGAAGACAGCCAGTGCTAGCCGAGAAAAGGCCTTCCCCGGATTGGGTAAAAAGAGGTCCTTAGGGATGATACTTCGGATGCCGGAAAGTGTCCTTGGTTTCAGGTTCTCTCCCCGTTTCAGTTTTGGCCGTGCCAGAGTGGCAGTAGATGTAGGCATTTAAGATCCTTAATTGGCTTTCATAACGAACAGCGCTAATTATTGTCCTTAGCAGACTAATTTGGAGCGGATTCCTGTCAAGAGCCTCTTGGGAGAGGCACGATCTCTTCCCCTACTAGAACCTCGCCTTACAAAAAATTTCTTGCATTGATGGGAAAAAAATGGGAAACCAGACCCTACCATGTCAGTCCAAGAAATCTTAAAAGACAAAGCCAGTTCCATTCTCTCCATCGATGAAAGTCACACGGTGCTGCAAGCCGCAAAGATGATGGCGGAGGCAAAAATCGGTTCTGTGATTGTGACCTTTGAGGGAAAATTGGCTGGTATCTTCACGGAGCGAGACTTGATGAGGATTGTGGCCCAGCAATATGAAGCCATTCCAAGTTTAAAGCTAAAGGAAGTCATGACGACTCAGCTGACAGTCGCCGGTCCCAATGATGAAATCGACGACATCCTCAATACAATGATCTCGAAGAGATTCCGACACATGCCGGTTCTCGATGGCGAAAAAATTGTCGGTTTGATTTCCATCGGCGACATTGTGAAGACAAAATTGACGAGAACCCAAAAAGAGATGCATATTCTCCGCGAGTACATGTACGGACCGCATTAAATATTTATTTCCACTCAGTCAATTTCTTTCTACGAAAAACCGATGTACCACATATGGATGAACGCATCATCCATAAATGAAGGGTGCTAAAATTCAGCCTTCCATTTAGCCTACTTTGCCTGCGGTCTTGAACAGTCGAGATCGCAGGCGATTTTAGGGCCTACCATTCTTCCGGTTCTATATATAGGTTGGTGAATTCTTCCACCTTGCGCCGATAAACTTCTTCTAAAATATATTTCAAATTGATGGTGTCTTCTTGGTTGTAGGCAACCAACAGTTGTAAACTGGATAGATTGTCATTTTCTTGGTAGTCCTTCCAAAGGATGGGTGCTACTTTTCCGTCAATCTTTGCAATTTCCTCTGCGCGTACGAGTCCCAAAATCTCTTCCGATTTCTTAAGGCCTCCTTTTATACCCATATCGTGTAAGACATTCATCAAATCTAAGTGAACATTTGGTATTTTCTGGTGGAACTCTTTCTCAAGGAAAGGGACATCAAATCTCTTTCCATTGTAAGAAACAAGAATTGTATCTGATTGGATGCCATCAAGGAGGTATTCCAAATTTTTGCCCCTTTGGTAGGTTTTCATTTCACCAGCTTGGTACAAAGAAACAACTGTTACATGAGAGTTAAATTCTATACCAGTGGTCTCAATATCTAAAAAACAAAACTTTTCTGGAGATATTTCCCAAACCTTCCAAAGATCTCTATAGGGAAGATTTTGGGAAAAAAATTGCGCGTCCTTTTTTTGGTATGCTTTTTTCCAAATAGGGATCGCTTGTTTGATCTCCTGTAAATCTGGGAAAGCCCACTTCCACCAAGCATGATCTTGGTTAGGTGTAAAATGCAAAAAATCATCCCAATCAGCGATTCCATATTCCCAAATCTTTTTTTCCAATTCGGGACCAATGCCAGGGAATAAGGCAAAAGAAGTTTTTAAGAGAGATAGATTGAACTTTGGATCCACTGATCGACTCCTTTTTGGAATAAGCTTTGCCTCTCTCCAAAGCCCAATCGGATAAAACCTTCTCTTTCAAAATTCTTTCCAGGCAATACAAAAACTCCCGTTCGTTTCCAGAGTAAATCCGCATACTCTTCAGAAAGAATGCCGGGTTTGAGTCTAAGCCAAGTTACTAAACCACCTTGCAGATCCGAATACGAGTCAATCCCTGGTAGCTCCCTCCAATGTTTTTCCAAATAGGTTACATTTCCAAAGACCTCACTACGAATCTTTGGCAAAAATGCATCTCTTCGTTCTAAAAGCCCAAGAGCTATCCTTTCGGCGATGGGGGAAACGGTATGGGTGAGGTAGTCTTTGAAGGAACGAGCGCGTTTTACAAAGGACTCATCAGCAACAAGCCAGCCAATCCTTAGGCCAGTCACTCCAAAACACTTGGTAAAAGATCCGGTTCCAAAAAACCGATCGTTTATGGAAACTCCGGTCCAACCATCTGGGTCATACCGATCGAGAAAACGATAGTGCTCATCAAATAACACAGGTTTATTTTTCGTTTTCAATTGTTGGACTAACTTTGGACGATCTGCCTTCGCAAATTCGAACCCTGTCGGGTTGTGCGGGTGGTTGATCACATACAGGTCAGCCTGAATGGTTTCCCAGTCTTCTGACTGGATCCCTTCAGGTGAAGTTGAGATCGGTAAAAGCCTTGCTCCCAACATCTTTGGAATTTCGTAGAGTGCTTGGAAGGCAGGGTGGTAGTAGGCAACAGCATCCCCTTTCTGGATGAGGAGATGGAAAGCCAAATAGAGAGCTTCACTCGTCCCCGTAGTCACCAGGACATTCTCGGGAGCGGTGCCAGGGTAGAGTTTTGCGATTTCCTTTCTGAGTTCCCAAGACCCTTGGTTGGGGGAATCATACATTGGAATCTGCATCCATTCTTCTTGGGAAATCCCAGCCATGGAAAGAACCTCGCCCAAAGAAAAGGCATGGTAACCACTTTCACCTAAATTGGCAGTGGATCGATTTCGGTATGTCTCCAATCGGTCTTCTATGAAAAATTCTCTCGGTTCCAATTTTTAATTTCCAGATACAAACATTCTACAAGATAGTAAGGAAGCTATGTTGAAACCAGAAGATTACATTCTCGCTTGGACGAAATCTCCTTTTTCCAAAGAAATCCAGGAAGAAGCAAAAACTGCCCTCGAAGCGTTTCGGAAGGGTGAGACAGGTCGATTGACGGATGCATATTCCCTTCCTCTAGAATTTGGAACTGGCGGGATCAGGGGAAAGCTCGGGAATGGGATTGGGCTTTTAAATGAATACACAGTTGGTCGAGCCGCCTTGGGTTTTGTTCGCCACCTTATCAAAAAAAACAAAAAAGCAAAACTTGTCATCGCCTATGACTCAAGAAGGCGTTCCCAAGAATTTGCAGAGATAACAGCTGGTATCGCCGCAAAACACGGTTTACTCGTAAAAATCTTTCCCAAAGTGACACCAACCCCGCTCCTTTCGTATGCGGTACGATACTTTAAGGCAGATGGTGGTGTCGTCATCACAGCATCTCATAACCCTCCAGAATACAATGGTTTTAAGGCATATTTAAGCGATGGAGGTCAGCTTGTACCTCCCGACGACAAACAAATCATTTCCAATATTGAAAGCATTTTAGATTGGAATGAAATACCTTTCCTAAAAAAAGCAGATCCGATCTATAAAAAACAAGTTAGCTTTGTAGGGAAAGAGTGTTTTGAATCCTATTTAAAAGACTTAAAAAAAGCGAAACTTAACTCCAAAGCAAAACCATCAGACAGAAAAAATCTGAAAATTGTCTACTCCCCCTTACACGGAACAGGTGGAGAATCAATGAAAGCAATGCTAAACAAGTTTGGATACAATTCTGTATTTTTGGTTCCTGAACAATCAAAACCTAATGGTGAATTCCCCACTGTTAAGTATCCCAATCCAGAGGAGAAAGAGGCACTTGTTCTTTCAGAAAGTTTTGCAAAGAAAAAAAAGGCATCCATATTCATAGCAACGGATCCAGATGCAGATCGTTTGGGTGTAGGAATTCGAAAATCCGATGGTGAGTATGAATATTTAAATGGTAACCAGATCGGCTCCATAATGGCTGCTTACCTTTGTGAAAAAGTCTCGAACCTGAAGTCCAAAAATAGACACTTCCTTGTGAAAACTATAGTTACTACAGATTTGCAAGAGTCCATAGCCAAAAAGAACAAAGTGTACATTAAAAATGTACTTACTGGTTTTAAATACATTGCTGAAGAGATGAAAGCCATTGACAAAAAGAAAACGGACAAATTTCTATTTGGTGGCGAGGAGTCTTATGGCTATCTTCCTGTTCCGTTTGTAAGAGATAAGGACTCTCTTTCCAGTGCCCTTCTCTTCTTAGAAATCCTTGCAGAAAAAAACGACTTACTTAACTATCTGAATGAGATTTACCTGAAGTACGGCTTGTATAGAGAAAGCTTATATTCTCTTACCCTGGAAGGTAGTTCAGGTCAGGCAAAGATAAAAGCATCCATTGAATCCCTACGAAAAAAGGATCTCCTCGGTTTATCCATTGGCAAACGTAAAGTAGAGTCTGTTTTAGATTTTGGAGAACAAATAGCCAAGGGCAAAGGAAAATCCTCTGCCTTTCAAAAAATGCCAAAGTCAAACGTCATTCAATTGGAGCTAAGTGGAAATGCAAAATTAACCATTCGACCTTCAGGAACCGAGCCAAAGGTAAAGATATACTCCTCTTTTCGGTCAATGGTTCATCCCAAAACACAAACAGAGATTCCAAGCCTTTGGGAAACTCTAGCTCTCGAAATAAAAGAGGCAGAATCTGAATTTCTTCAACTAGCAGGCCTAAAATGAATGAAGATGTAAAATCAAAATTGGATGAAACCAAACAACTCACAGACAAGTATCTATTGGGCAATTACAATCGATATCCTGTAAGCTTTTCTTATGGTGTTGGTGAATTATTATTCGATTCGGATAATAAGGCTTATATCGATTTTCAATCGGGAATTGCCGTCACAAATTTAGGTCATGGAGAAGCGGATATCATTGAAGCAATCCGCCTGCAAGCAGACAAGATCATGCATAGTAGCAATCTTTACTATTCGCATGAACAAGCAAAGTTAGCTGAAGTGATCATTGAAAATAGTGCTCCTGGGAAAGTATTTATTTGTAACTCTGGAACGGAGGCAAATGAAGCTGCCTTTAAATTGATGAGAAGACATGGACTTTCTAAAAATTTAGAACATCCTGTCATCTTTGCCTTAGAAGGTAGTTTCCATGGACGTTCTACTGGGTCTATGAGTATGACTGGCAACAGCTCCATTCGCGATGGATTCGGTGATCTAGTTCCGGACGTTTACTTTATTAAGCCAAACGACGAAGATTCACTGGTTACAATGTTTGAAAAGTATGGGGAGAGAGTTTCTGGTCTCATCATGGAGCTCATTATCGGTGAAGGTGGTATCATCCCCCTGAGCCAATCCTTTGTCAATTTAGCAAGAAAGCTGACCGAAGAAACAAACTCACTTTTAGTTTTTGATGAAATCCAAACAGGTATGGGGCGTACTGGTAAATTATTTTGCTTTGAACACTATGGATTTCCTCCGGATGCGTTCACATTGGCAAAGGGTTTAGGATCTGGTTTTCCGATAGGTGCACTTGTCATAGCTGATGAATACGCAGATCTTTTGGGAAAGGGTATGCATGGATCCACCTTTGGTGGTAACCACCTAGCTTGTGCCGTTGCTTATGAAACCTTTCGTCTCATACTGTCTCGAAATATTTTAGAATCGGTAGAGACCTTAAGTACGCTCTTTTTCCAACGATTGGGTGCTATGAAACAGCTTTATCCCATTGTAAAAGATGTGAGAGGAAGAGGTTTGCATATTGGTTTAGAACTTACTTTGCCATCTAGACCTATTGTGGAAGAGTGTTTACGAAAAGGACTAGTAGTGAATAGTACAGCCAACACAGTCATTCGTATCATGCCACCGTTAAATATCTCTCTAGAAAGAGCCACAGAGGGATTGGATATTTTAGAATCTGTAATAAAAGGAAACACATGAATCGTATCGCAGTATTAGCAGGAGACGGAATCGGCCCAGAAGTGATGGATGTTGCCATCCCCGTCGTACAGAAAGCATTGGGTTCCAAGGCGGCAAATTTTTCATTTGAACAAGCTTTAGTCGGTGGAGCTGCCATTGATGCAACCGGCTCTCCCCTTCCAAAAGAAACTTTGAAGTTATGCGAAGAATCAAAGGCCATTTTCTTTGGATCAGTAGGTGGCCCTAAATGGGAGAGTTTACCTCCTGAGACACAGCCGGAAAGAGGTGCACTCTTACCTCTGCGCAAACATTTTGATTTGTTCGCAAACTTACGACCGGCCATTATTTATTCTGAATTGAAGAATGCATCCCCCATCCGAGCAGATATCATCGGAGATGGATTGGATGTGCTAATCCTCAGAGAACTCACTTCAGGCATCTATTTTGGAAAACCCAAGGGAAGAGAAGGTTCTGGCCAAGAAGAATTTGCATATGATACGATGAAGTATTCACGCCGTGAAATAGAACGCATTGCACGCAAAGCCTTTGAAGCTGCAAGACATAGAAATAAAAAAGTAACAAGCATTGATAAAGCAAATGTATTAACGACTTCTGTACTCTGGAGAGAGGTAGTCGTACAATTGCATAAAGCAGAGTTCAGCGATTGTAAACTTGAACATCTTTACGTAGACAACGCAGCCATGCAGTTGATTGTGAATCCAAAACAATTTGATGTAATGCTTTGTGAAAATATGTTTGGAGATATACTCTCTGATGAAGCATCAATCATAACAGGTTCTATTGGGATGCTGCCTTCAGCCTCTATCAACGAATCTGGTTTTGGATTGTATGAGCCTTCTGGTGGTTCCGCTCCTGATATAGCAGGAAAAGGAGTCGCAAATCCTATTGCTCAGATTTTATCGGGAGCTCTATTGTTGCGATATTCTTTTGGTCTTGAAGAGGAAGCCAAAAAAATCGAGAACGCGATCCGCATGGTGCTCAAAAAAGGCCTTCGCACTAGGGACATTGCTGAATCTGGTAGCACAGTCCTTGGCACCAAAGAAATCGGTGCGGAAATCATGGGCGCAATTTAATTTAGGAGAGAGAACATGCAAGCAGGAATGTCTCCAACAGGAAGACCGTATAACATCATCATAGCTGAAAATTCAAAATTTCAAGCAAAACAGTTACAGCAAATACTCGAATCAGAAGGATTTAAGATTTTAGGAGTCGCTGAGACAGGAAAGGAACTCATTAAATTGTACAAAGAGTTCAAACAACAGGTGGATTTGATCACCATGGAAATATTTCTACCTGAAGTAGATGGTTATGCTGCTTTTTGGGAAATTAAAGAAATGGGTATCCTGCCACGTATCATGTTCATCTCTGAAGAAAATACACCTACGGTGGTCAAGTCACTAGTAGAAAACGGAGCGATGGACTATATGATCAAACCAATCAAAAGGGAAAAAGTCTTGGAAAAAATCAAAGAAGTGATTATCAAGATCCCCAAAATATAAGATTCATATTTCTTCCCTCTTCTTTGGCTCTGTGGCTAAAATAACGAGCCGAACGAAACACTTCCTCATCATGTCGGAGTATTTTAATTTGCGGGAAGTCTTTCTCCAAGCTCACTGCTATGGCAGTAGCCACGCTCAACAGATACCCTCCACTGCTAGCTTCAATGACCTCTTCACCATAATGTGAAAAGTATTGGTATACGTCTTCTTGAACTATATAGTTTTGCTTTCCTATCGAAGGCCCTAAACATATGACCAAATCTTCTTCTTTATAACCTTTCGAAAGGATTTCGCCTATCAATTGATTGGTGATCTTTAGTTTTGTACCTTTCCAACCGGAATGTATCATTGCAACTAAGGGTTCTTTTTCATTCCAAAGAAATACAGGCACACAGTCAGCAGTTCTGACAACGAGAAGTTCATCTCTACGGCTCGTCCAAAGGGCATCCCCTTCATAGATTCCTTCACTGCTTTTTAACCACTTTGAGTCTATCTCGTAAAATTGATTTCCATGAGTCTGTTTCAAAGTATGGATCTTGTTACTATCTACATTCATACTCGAAGAAACAATTTGTTTTGTGGCATTGAACCAATCCTCGTCACTTTTGGGGATTTTTTGATCCAGACTTTGTAAGTTCCATTCTTCTTTGCCTAAACTGACACAATGTACGGTTCCATACTCTACTTTGGATACTATTTTCATGTTCTTGCCACCAATTTAAAATTGATGTTCTCTCCCAGGCAATAGACTTTCTCTCTGCATACGATCATAGAGACTCGCACAATTCCAAAGTGTTCTTTGGCATAATGAATCAAATAGCTTGGGATCATAGAGATTAACATAAAAACGAAGGATATTCTCCCGAAATTTATATTCAATTTTTGGCAAATTTGCTTCTGGATATCGGTTGTCCATAACCAAGTGAATTTTTTTCTCTCGAATCGTTTGCAAATCCCCTAAGTTTTGGTGGCCAACACGTCCTTCTCTCTTTTTAGAACGACTAGCCAGCGCTTTGTCTGTCAAACCGGTTTCCGCTTCCCAAGCATAGCTGGGTTCAAAATAGTAAACGAAATGCGCCTGGGCTCCAAAAAATGCAACCCTCATCCCAGTCATAGATTGTGAATCATAGCCATCGTCAGATAAAAGACCTTTACCATAAAACATCCGTTCCTCTCCGATCTCATGCCAAAATGGTTTTGTCTCAACTATTGGATTTGAATAAATCGCTGAAGAAACCAGAAAAAGAAATAACAAATAGGCTCGCATCGAATAGAGAAAGTTTGCAAAGCCTGTTTGATAAGCATGGCCTTGCATGTAAACGGAGATGAACCTTAAATACTCCGTATAACTGATCCAAGACAAAATTGGAAATATTGGCATCCAAAATCTCAAAGCCATAAAATCTCCACCAATATATAAAACATACAGAATGTACAAAACTAGACTCACTGCGAAAAAGAATTGTCTGGAAAATTGGCAAATCCAAAACACTAAGCGAATTAAAGAAAATCCAAAAACCAAAGTGTATAATGGATAGGCTCGAAATAGGTAGAGTAAATACCAAACTCCTTGGCTTAGATAAGATTCAGAATGTACTTTTGCATAATATGTATTTGGAAGAAGGGACTGGAAATATAAAATCCGAAAGCTAAACAAAAAAATAATGGGAATCAAATAATATAAATCTTTAAATTTCTTTTGGAACAAACGATAACCCATGAATACAGAAAGAAAAAGGATACCATCTGGGCGTAAAAAAGAGGCAATTACGAAAGCAATGTGGGTTCCATGTGAAAATTTAGGCGAGATCAATTCACTTTCACTGCTAGTTTGTTTCCAAAAACCATACAAGCCAATGCTCACCGCGAGTGTATATGCCATTGTTTCCAGCCCCGAACTTGCAAAGATCCAACCATGATAGAAAAAGCAAAGATGCAAAACAAAAATTGGTAAAGGAAACTCTCGTAACAAACGGCTTTCTTGCCTTAAAAAGAATAGCATAAGTGCTAAATAGGATAAGATACCAAGAGAGACAGAGCTGATTGGTAAAGAAAGACCAACAAAAGAAAATGCGGAAAGAACTAAAGTCCACAGCAGATTTGAAAAGCCCTCTACTCTTTCACCGTAATTAAAAACAAGGCCATTCCCAGAAGAGAGATTTTTGGCATACACAAAACTGATAAAGGCATCATCGCAGACCCAAGCAAGTTTTACTGCCTCATAGAGTCCGATCGATATACCTATACATCCAAATATAGGAAAAATCCATTTTTGAAAGATCATTTGTCTAACTCAAAAGAACGAATGAATTCATTGATAAGGTTTATGTGATCCATTTCTGGAGTTGGATTTTCTTCAGAGGGTTCGTACAAAAAATCATCAAACAAATGAAAATCAAAGATCTTCAATTCAAAATCAGGAAGCGTAATAATAATGTTCTCCGAATGAACATCAAAAATAAGACCTTCTTCATTGGCTAAAAACTTTGTAGCTTCGATGACTCGATTGAAATCGACAGCTATCTTACGTAGTTGGGATTTCGAAACCAAGCCAAATCGATGCGAATTAAAATTTAATTTCCAACGAGGAAAAAACTTATCCAAGATTACACCCTGGTTGATTTTTTCATTTTTTACCGTGAACTCCTTCAAGTGTTTTCCAGCCAATAAAGGT from the Leptospira ryugenii genome contains:
- a CDS encoding polyphenol oxidase family protein; protein product: MKIVSKVEYGTVHCVSLGKEEWNLQSLDQKIPKSDEDWFNATKQIVSSSMNVDSNKIHTLKQTHGNQFYEIDSKWLKSSEGIYEGDALWTSRRDELLVVRTADCVPVFLWNEKEPLVAMIHSGWKGTKLKITNQLIGEILSKGYKEEDLVICLGPSIGKQNYIVQEDVYQYFSHYGEEVIEASSGGYLLSVATAIAVSLEKDFPQIKILRHDEEVFRSARYFSHRAKEEGRNMNLIFWGS
- the leuB gene encoding 3-isopropylmalate dehydrogenase, encoding MNRIAVLAGDGIGPEVMDVAIPVVQKALGSKAANFSFEQALVGGAAIDATGSPLPKETLKLCEESKAIFFGSVGGPKWESLPPETQPERGALLPLRKHFDLFANLRPAIIYSELKNASPIRADIIGDGLDVLILRELTSGIYFGKPKGREGSGQEEFAYDTMKYSRREIERIARKAFEAARHRNKKVTSIDKANVLTTSVLWREVVVQLHKAEFSDCKLEHLYVDNAAMQLIVNPKQFDVMLCENMFGDILSDEASIITGSIGMLPSASINESGFGLYEPSGGSAPDIAGKGVANPIAQILSGALLLRYSFGLEEEAKKIENAIRMVLKKGLRTRDIAESGSTVLGTKEIGAEIMGAI
- a CDS encoding response regulator, whose translation is MQAGMSPTGRPYNIIIAENSKFQAKQLQQILESEGFKILGVAETGKELIKLYKEFKQQVDLITMEIFLPEVDGYAAFWEIKEMGILPRIMFISEENTPTVVKSLVENGAMDYMIKPIKREKVLEKIKEVIIKIPKI